The window GAATTCGATATTATCGTATCACCACGCTCCCCCTCAAGTCAATTGCACGATTTAAGGATCATTTatgagtagaataacttaattaggagtagattaattattcttaaaaaaaaaggagtagattaatttagacaaactcaatctcaaaccccccatagcctagataacattagaagcttagtagcttgatacttgcaggtgtaaatcctgtggattcgatacctgtaCTTGTCtcgattattacttgataacgatggggtacacttatcctttAGTGAGTCTCATTGAGCGTTAGCTCCGAGGCGCATTAATGGTGCTCCCCTAAAAGGTCTCACATCCCCTATTGGTGAATTCCCCATTATCATAGCTTTCACCCCACTAGTGCTTCCCATTTGCTTTTTGTCTACCGGCTTCGACACTTCTCTTCCCATATATAAACTATCTCCCTCGGAACAACGATAGTTATCCCGACTCCTCACATTCAATTGAGCTTCCGCCTTAAGTGTCAAATTCCGTATGTCTTATACTCGAATCACCATTTGTGTCCTAATCCTATCTTGGATGTTGTACCGTAATCCTTCAACATACCTCGAAGTATTTTGACTTTCAGTTTCCAACAAGTTTGCGCTGGTCGAAAGTCGTAAGAATTCCGAAGTGTACTCGTGGATGCTCCTAGTGCCTTGATAATGTCCCCGATATAAGCTGTAATTATATTGTTCATAATCCAGTTGTAAAAACCGCTCATGAAGCATCGCCTTCATCAGAACCCAAGAACAAATCAACTCCATTCCCACTATTCTTCTTTCCTCTCTTAATTGGTCCTACCATACCAAAGCACCCCCTTTCAAACAGTAAGCTACTAACCGAACCTTCCATTCATCCGAAATACCGATATATTCGAAGAACCTCTCCACTTTCGATAGCCAATCTAAGAACTCTTTGATATCCAATTAACCCTCAAATGAAGGCAAATCAATTTTTAACTTGAAAGCATCATCCCTATCAAAATTTCTGGCATAACCTCCCCTAACATGATCATCATCAATATATGGATTTCTCCTAACAATATCCTCATGTCTATCATCAACAAAACCCACATGTCCAATAtttctagcatttataacattttaaacaCCATCACGAAGGATTAGGTTAAAAATATTCCCCCAAGGGAAGGACCAAAAAGGAGAAATGACAAGATGAGATCCGCCTCCTTAGTATATATGGCGTACAACTGGAAATATGGTGGCGCACCGTGGGTCATCCCAAGATCCGCCAAGAAGAAGGATACGAGATCCGCCCCACGTAACGACCCGCCAGGATAAGGAACTAAGCTGATATACGGCGAGCTCACCATCATTAAATAATCATTAATGATACCTTAAAGACTTTAAAAGCTCAAAGGTTAGAGTCAGAgttaaaatacattaaaaaggtATTACCtttcaataaaagcatcaaaaGTGGGCTATTACGGTTATCACTcgaacctatataaatacccccgtAGTACGATGTCAAAAGGTACACACTTTCCAAAAAACCTACTTGTGATAACAGTTTGTACTTTCAAGGGCATTACTGATTTTAGCATCGGAGTGCCTCTGGCCGAACACAACGACACCTCTCAGGGACGCTATACGGTGTTGATAAATCTACGTAATATCAATACCCTTCGTTATCCCTATCTTCATTATGTATGATAACAAAGTTTGGCCTTCTTACATAATGAGTCCTTGGGCCCCCTTGATATGAGTTTTGTGGTTCCAAGTTGCTTCTTCGTGGAGGTGAACATGGTGACGTTGGTTGTCTTTGTGGTCGAGGCATCAAAATCTCTTCATTCCTCCGTTGATGACATTTGGCGGGTTGTGGGATCATCCTTCCTAATTTTCACATCAAAATCTCTTCATCTGCTCTTCCATTTCTCTACATTATTCTATTAGCGCTCGAGTTTTCTCCCTTAGTAACTCTCTTATATCGTCTTATAAATCCTCTATCTTATTGTCTACAACTTCCATTACTTCTTGTGGTAACGTCAGTTAAACCATTGCTAAACGAATGActttgataccaactgatatggATACATGATGATAATTATGGTTTTGATCTAAAACCAACAAAGAACAATCTAAACTAGTAGGAAATATTCCCAAAGGTTGAATAACCTTCTTCTAAAGAGGAAAATTGTATTTGATTTATGAAAACTtcttcatccttacaaaaagaGAGGCCTAAATACCTTCATAAACTAGGTAAGAAAAGACTAAAAACCCTTTCTATAAACTTCTAgtttagtgtaagatttgcttcaATCACATCGATGAATGTGAAATATAAACTAGAGGATaaagtattaaattttttatatatccttaaaaattaacaaatatcTATAAGACATTGgaaaaataatgaattattcATAACAAACTTTGTTCCTCTTGGTAGGACTAGTTTGGCTCTACCGAAACTTTCAACTATGTTACCAAATATTATAGTAATGACTATTTCTCCCATATCCAAATGAGAAATATTATGGTCCATTTGTAGTCTCTATAATTCGAAGCTACACAAAACAGATTCTCTTTGGATTATTTACACACAAATAATACTGTGCACATGTACTTGAATGATGTAGCAGTTTTAAATGTTTACTAGGTATTATTCAAAACTCCGAAGGTTATGCATTTCACTGGCAGGGACATTAAAGGGAAATATACTAGTTGATCCTAAAGGTGAAATCAAGCTAGCTGCCAAACATGTTAGCAAGATATTATCTTACACCTTAAAAtacagatagaattaggttctTCAATCCTTTCTTTCAAAGGAAGTCCTTACTGTATGGCATCAGAGTTATTGATTaaaatcagaaatcagaaaatGGTAGTTTGGCAGTATCTGACTTGCCTAGGTTATATTGAACACAAGCAGCTACAGTCTTACTGTTGACCCATGGAGTTCACGGTGTACAGTTGTGAAGATGGCAACATCAAAACCACCATGGAAGCAGATTGAAAGGCTATAATGGTTAATGATTACAAATTCATACTTTCATTAAGGAAGGAGAGAATTTGGTTTTATATCTCACATCATTCATTCTATTTTGAAGCAGGTAGCTGCAATATTTAAGATAGCACATAGTAAGGAATATCCTGGTTTAATACCTCCGCCATCCTGAACTTTGTCTCATTTTGTGTCTCATTTTGTTGCTTACCCCCCTCTATTTAGTATAGCCTCATCAACTTAAAAATTGTCATACATTTAGGCTCATTTGTGCCTAAATGACATTAAGTATACCTCCTAAGATACATTCTACATCCATTCCAATACATATTCTGCATCCTGATGTGGATCCTTCCTCCATTACTTTGAAATGGACATAAAACCCTAAAAGGCACGAATAAGTTGAGGGAGCTAATGAATATCATGCAGACATATAAAGAGGAACGGAGTATTACATTTATTGAATTGATGGGCTGATAGGATGACCACTAAGTAGAGAGGGCTAGTGACAAAATGGAACAATTTCATGAGGCGGCAGAGGCATTAAGCTAATATCCTGAAATTCCTAATTACCtatcagaagaagcagaaaattTTGTAAAACTTTGCCTGCAAAGAAATCCATCAGCTCGCCCCACAACAGCGCAACTGCTGCATCATCCTTCCGTCCAAAATAAAGATATAAGAGAAGTTGCAATTCTTAACAAGAATCTTGAAACCAAAATAGCGAAAGAACGTGTTAGTCCAGTGGATTATTGAGATATCAAGAGTAAGACCAGCATGTGAAACTTGCCCATGATCCTTGAGGCAAGGACTTCACCTGCTCATTCCATGTTGTTGTGCTGCACTGCATATGGTGCTATGGCGGAGACATTACAGAACTAGCATTCAAAAGACACCGTGAGTCTTCAATATTAATTCCAGCTTCCCCCCCTACTCAAGGTTCAACATTATTTTTGAGCAACTATTTGCAATAATTGTGTACCTGAAAgtgaaggttatgttttattTGTACAAAGTGGCATCAGTACAGTACCCTGCATTTTCTTGACAATTTGAGTTACTGTTGAAACATAAATTTCTATATAACGACCTAAGGAAAAGCATATTTGCAACAATTCAGAATAAAAATCCTCCAGAAATGTTAAGAAGGAAGCTGGAGTAACTGCAGTCTGGCTTCAACTGTTCATTTAAGTACTCTACTCAGAGAGAGAAAGGATATGAGTAGGAAATTTGAAGCCCATTGCTTGACATAATGTGGCATGATAATTTTTGAATTGATAGAAAGACTCTGACCAACACTCACTGAAGTAATAAACCCCAATACATATTCTGCAAACTCAATTATAACGTAAAGTCTGCTAAAATAACTTGTCGAAGCTATCTGAAGTATAGCTACATTACAAACCTGGCCCAAAAATCTACAAAATAAGCCAATGCAGCACAAAATGATCCAATTGCGCTCAAAATGAGTAATCTTTCAAATCTGCACTCGAGTCGTCCAGGTCCATATCAGCTAAGCACTCTTCTGCTGTGAGGGGTGGAAGTTGCCTTGTCTTGCGTTTTAAATTATGTTTGTGCCATTCACTCTTAAAGTGGTCCCTGTACTGCTTGGCATCTCCAACAAATGCATTGCAAGTGTTGCATTTCTGTTGCTTTGCCTCTCCCTCATTACTTCTTTCCACAGAGATGGTCTGCTTTTGCATTTTCTCACTCAGTTGGACCACAGAATCATTAGACTCTTTGGGTAGGCTTGGTGTGTCCTCTTCATATTCATCATAGTCATTTACATGAGTTTCGCCCTCAAAATGCACAGACATTGAAAGAATTTCTAGCCTGCCCTGCAGATTCCTCACCATGACATCACACTCCCGAAAGAATCCTGGATCTAATTCACAAATCTGCAAAAAATCCACCAAATGTGAGCTAGACTTTCAGAAGGTAAATGCATGATAAAAGTTCAGCTGTAAGTGCCACCATGAGACTATGATTGAGAAaggtgagagagagagagagagcaagTGTTAGTCAAAATGTGGAAATTGAATTAAACGAATCAGGAAgataaaagaaaacataaacaaaTATCACAATGATAGCAAAACGTTTCAAGTTTGAACATTAATAGAGCATAACAATCACATAGCTGATTATGTGTAGAGTCCAACTACCATAGAAAACAATACTTTGGCACACTCCATTATACTTTTATCATATTTCATCCCTTAAATATAGTCCATGCCAGCATATGAGGTGCTCAGCCACAAGTTCCTTAATCTGGGCATGACTAATAGTAAGGTAAGTAGGAGTATACAATTCATATACAAAGAGAAGAATTGTAAGCAACTAATACTTGAGCTAAAGTTTTTGATTTACTTGTGCATTAGTCCTTCAAAATATCAATggtatttttttacatttcttCTCAGTTCTGTCATGCCTCATGCCATACCCAGAATTAGTTGAGCAGATATGATATCAAATTAAAGCACGAATGCACATGCTGCTGTTTATAAATTGACAGAATTCTATGTAAACTATAGATATTCAATCTATGAATGCATAGGATCACATCTCAACCACCATATAATACAAAGGATAATATTTTCAGCCAACTTTGGTATGCTTAAGTCCAATAGTTAACTAGTACTCTACAACAAAACCCTATTAGTCTGCTAGAAACCATTTAAAGCTCATCAATCCACATAAGTCTAGCAGTCCACTAGGAATGCAGTTACAAAACCAAGCTAATGTCGTTAGTTCTAACTTAAGCAATAAGTTCCCATTTCTATTCTACTAGTATGATACCGTCATAGGCCTGGGATGGGATCTGGTTATGAAACGGGTAACATTATGTGTTTATTTGATGTGATTGCTAAGTTAAGGGCTCTACAGAAAGAACCCTGAATATCTTGAGAATTATTTTGATGAAAACACTTGCCACACTTGTAATCAATACAGAATATACATGCATGGATAGTTACAGTTACAGGAGAGCAACTGTCAAACAGATCTGTCCCTTGAAAGGCTGATTTACATCAACACACCAAACTAAACCGTACAAACGAAACAACACAAACCAATGAACAATTGACATAGGAAACCAATCACATAACAACAAACACattaaagcaaaacacataaaTATCACATCAGTTCATAACAGATACATGAATACTTAAAAGGAGGAGGGTAAATTAGAAGAAGTTGCATAGAGTAGTCCTTGTTCGTTAGGAGAACCATGAAATCTTTCTTTGTCATGTGAACAGGCAAGTTGAAGTAAACTACATCAGGGGATAAATATAAACAAGATAGAATATATAAAATGCATaatgtgaaaaataaaactTTTATAGAGAATAACAAGGCAGACTTTAACTTACAAAAGATATCTGACTGCCAGATTCATCCTTGGAAACAATAGTTGCACTCCAGTTATTTAATTTCTCCAAAAGAGCTGCGAAATTCGATTCTGCAATAAAAAGTCGCAGTCTCATTGGAGACCTTTTTACTGGGAAATGCTTTTGAAGCTCACGAATAACTTCTAGAGCCTGCAAAGTTACACTAGAGTTCAAAAAGGAGATTCATCTGGCATAATAACTTACATAAATCAGTTAATCAGTTAATATGAGGATTTAAACCTGCTTCTTCGAACTGCTATGTGGATCAACAGCAAAGTGAATTTCATGCATAAGACGCTCAATCATACTAATAGTATAAGGGCGTTGAGTTTCTGAATTGATGGTTTTCTGCATAACAATGGTTGCTATATCTCGAAACTGACTGGATAACTGAGACTCTCGCTCCTTCCCTGCAACTTGAAGCTCCCCTTTATCCAATATCTACCCACCAGaacaatgaaaagaaaaaagttcaatcacaacacacacacacacatatatatatataaattgaggACAAAAATGAATTACCTCAAGGCATATTGTAGTCTGATCATCAGTGCCAAAggctttgattaaatccttagACTTGGCTAGAATTCCTTTGGAAACATTTGAATAAACAATTTGCGACTGCAACACTTCATCCAAATCTTTCTCTCTGTTCCAGAACAAAACTGGTAAGAATAAATGCACTTCTGAAGATTTTCTGAGTCTATCATTAAATATAATAGGTTATACACTTACACGCCTGAGCGCCATGAGAGGACCTTATTCTTGTAGCAAGCAATCTCAAAGCGCATACCGTGTTTCTTTAACCGAACCACCGCCACGTTCGTTAATCTCTTTTGCCCTACTGGTTGCTGTAGCACTTTAGACATCTCTTAATTCGCCGTCTACCTTCTCTTTTTTGCCTGGTAAATTCAGCACCCGGGCGTCACCTTAACGGGAAAGACTGCTTTTTCTGGAACCGTCGTCTGGAGTCATAGCTTTATTTATGCTTCCCCTAATTTTAAATAATCTAGGGCTGAACCATGTACTAATAGGCCCAGCCCATTTCCAAGCCCAGCCTAATTTAGTGACATAAATTTCGAGGGTTTCTTTTCTGCAACTGCAAGTCTACAAGGCTTCGTCTTGTACCATTTATTTCTCCTCTCTGGGCTGAAACAGAGGAAGAGAAAGGAGAATGCCGTCTCCAGAACTTGAAACTGAAGCTCTAGCTTCAAAGGAGGAGAAATCTAATGGTGATAGCAGCAT of the Euphorbia lathyris chromosome 7, ddEupLath1.1, whole genome shotgun sequence genome contains:
- the LOC136234747 gene encoding uncharacterized protein, with protein sequence MSKVLQQPVGQKRLTNVAVVRLKKHGMRFEIACYKNKVLSWRSGVEKDLDEVLQSQIVYSNVSKGILAKSKDLIKAFGTDDQTTICLEILDKGELQVAGKERESQLSSQFRDIATIVMQKTINSETQRPYTISMIERLMHEIHFAVDPHSSSKKQALEVIRELQKHFPVKRSPMRLRLFIAESNFAALLEKLNNWSATIVSKDESGSQISFICELDPGFFRECDVMVRNLQGRLEILSMSVHFEGETHVNDYDEYEEDTPSLPKESNDSVVQLSEKMQKQTISVERSNEGEAKQQKCNTCNAFVGDAKQYRDHFKSEWHKHNLKRKTRQLPPLTAEECLADMDLDDSSADLKDYSF